From one Paenibacillus terrae HPL-003 genomic stretch:
- a CDS encoding Ger(x)C family spore germination protein: protein MSPKNRKTVSRLLLALLLPMLLGGCWERQELNEMAFVLGMGLDKAESGYKVTLQVVIPSAIASQTAGGAGGAGVPVVVSSFTVPTIYEAQRKYSLDSARASYYGHIRILVIGEELARAGIGKVLDMLKRSREPRNDFYAMVAKGTTAEDVLKVLTPLEKLPASKLYNSLDKSYKASAKTVAVPLNQFIEDLLYEGKNPVLTGVKMSGNVSEGEKKSNLEDSSPPVSLRYSNIAVFRKDKMIGWLSDNETIGYNYVTNNVVKSSGPVAGDDGRPIVIEALQTDTKRKVKFIDGEPHIYIDVKALCNVEEVMSNDNLEAESVIKELERKSEEKIIFRMKTAVEQINERYNVDSMGFGQLIYRANPQAWARLQREKGDNYLKSLPVHYKASVTINRIGITDKSFLQDIKE, encoded by the coding sequence ATGAGTCCAAAAAACCGTAAAACTGTTTCGCGACTGCTGCTTGCTCTTTTGCTTCCTATGCTGCTCGGCGGGTGCTGGGAAAGACAGGAGTTAAATGAAATGGCCTTTGTGCTGGGAATGGGGCTAGATAAGGCTGAATCTGGCTACAAGGTTACGTTGCAGGTGGTTATTCCTTCAGCAATTGCCTCGCAGACGGCAGGAGGGGCGGGAGGGGCGGGGGTGCCGGTGGTTGTATCTAGCTTCACGGTACCCACGATCTATGAAGCCCAGCGCAAGTACAGTCTCGACAGCGCGAGAGCCAGCTACTATGGGCATATCCGTATACTGGTGATCGGAGAGGAGCTTGCCCGGGCCGGGATTGGCAAGGTACTTGATATGCTGAAGCGGAGCCGCGAGCCGCGTAATGATTTCTACGCCATGGTCGCCAAAGGCACCACTGCCGAAGATGTCCTGAAGGTCCTTACCCCGCTAGAGAAATTGCCAGCAAGTAAATTGTATAATTCCCTGGACAAATCATATAAGGCATCGGCAAAAACAGTCGCTGTTCCTTTGAACCAATTTATTGAAGATTTGCTGTACGAGGGGAAGAATCCGGTGTTGACCGGAGTGAAGATGTCCGGCAATGTCAGTGAGGGCGAAAAGAAGAGCAATCTGGAAGATAGCTCGCCTCCAGTCAGTTTACGTTACAGTAATATAGCCGTATTCCGGAAGGATAAGATGATCGGGTGGTTAAGCGATAACGAGACGATCGGCTACAATTATGTCACCAATAACGTTGTCAAAAGCTCAGGGCCTGTAGCAGGAGACGACGGACGGCCCATCGTCATTGAAGCGCTACAAACAGACACTAAACGTAAAGTCAAGTTTATTGATGGTGAACCACATATTTACATCGATGTAAAGGCCTTGTGTAATGTTGAAGAGGTAATGAGCAATGATAATCTGGAGGCAGAGAGCGTGATTAAAGAGCTGGAAAGGAAATCGGAAGAAAAAATTATCTTTCGGATGAAAACGGCAGTTGAGCAAATTAATGAGCGCTATAATGTGGATAGTATGGGCTTTGGACAGTTGATCTATCGTGCCAATCCCCAAGCCTGGGCGAGGCTGCAACGGGAAAAAGGGGACAATTACCTAAAATCGCTACCCGTCCATTACAAAGCCAGCGTGACGATTAACCGGATTGGCATTACAGACAAATCCTTTCTTCAAGATATTAAGGAGTGA
- a CDS encoding spore germination protein — protein MKDSITGTLSHRLEDNVVQLVQLLGKSTDLITKKLQLDESTHIALLYIDGLVDTQVLHNSILFSLQERCTPEQMRDLDANQKMELLRKRMLIAGDLSVTHDLGQFVHELLSGNIMVLVDGTSSALRIGLPGWEDRNVGEPSSQSVVRGPMEGFTENLRTNTALLRRKIKDSQLWLETFQIGRVTQTSVSIMYLTNIANPDLVQEVKRRLAKIDTDSILESGYIEEFIQDTAATPFPTIYNSDRPDTIAAGILEGKVAILVDGTPFVLLVPTFFVTFFQSAEDYYQRADIATLLRFIRFLSFFITLLAPSFYVAVTTYHQEMIPTNLVISLAAQRESVPFPAFVEAMLMELTYEILREAGVRIPKNIGQAISIVGTLVIGQAAVAAGFISSAMVIIVSITAISSFVMPETGMSIAARIIRFVLIGLAGFIGLYGILFGIFLIVLHLASLRSFGRPYMSPIGPYRPNDLKDSIFRFPWPRLKTRPAESMVQNLDRQSTSKRKESADESKKP, from the coding sequence ATGAAGGATTCAATTACGGGCACACTATCACATCGCTTAGAGGACAATGTGGTGCAGTTAGTTCAATTGCTCGGGAAAAGCACCGATTTGATCACTAAAAAGCTGCAGTTGGATGAGTCTACGCATATTGCCTTGCTTTATATTGATGGTCTTGTGGATACCCAGGTGCTGCATAACTCCATATTATTTTCACTTCAGGAACGCTGTACCCCTGAGCAGATGAGAGATCTTGATGCTAATCAGAAGATGGAGCTTTTGCGAAAACGTATGCTGATTGCGGGGGATCTGTCCGTCACGCATGACCTTGGACAATTTGTTCATGAGCTGCTATCCGGTAATATCATGGTGCTGGTGGACGGAACATCCAGCGCCCTGCGGATCGGACTGCCTGGATGGGAGGACCGTAATGTAGGCGAACCAAGCTCACAATCAGTTGTACGTGGGCCAATGGAAGGGTTCACGGAAAATTTGCGGACGAACACGGCATTGCTCCGAAGGAAGATTAAAGACAGCCAATTGTGGCTGGAAACTTTCCAGATCGGTAGGGTGACTCAAACCAGCGTATCCATTATGTATCTCACCAACATCGCAAACCCTGACCTGGTGCAGGAAGTGAAGCGCAGATTGGCCAAAATAGATACGGACAGTATTCTGGAGAGCGGATATATCGAGGAGTTTATTCAAGATACGGCTGCTACTCCGTTTCCCACGATCTATAACAGCGATCGGCCGGATACTATCGCAGCGGGAATCCTGGAAGGCAAAGTGGCGATTCTTGTGGATGGAACACCATTTGTCCTGTTGGTGCCTACCTTTTTTGTTACCTTTTTTCAATCCGCCGAAGATTATTATCAGCGGGCCGATATTGCCACCTTGCTGCGGTTTATCCGTTTTCTTTCTTTTTTTATTACGTTGCTTGCCCCTTCTTTTTATGTGGCGGTTACGACTTATCATCAGGAGATGATCCCTACCAATCTGGTTATCAGCCTTGCCGCACAGAGGGAAAGCGTTCCTTTTCCCGCATTTGTTGAGGCGATGCTCATGGAATTAACGTATGAGATTCTGCGGGAAGCAGGAGTAAGAATTCCCAAAAATATAGGCCAGGCGATATCCATTGTTGGAACACTTGTTATAGGCCAGGCAGCGGTTGCGGCGGGCTTTATTTCATCAGCAATGGTTATTATTGTGTCCATTACGGCCATATCCAGTTTTGTCATGCCAGAGACGGGCATGTCGATCGCTGCAAGAATCATTCGCTTTGTTCTTATCGGATTGGCTGGCTTTATTGGACTATACGGAATACTCTTCGGTATCTTTTTAATCGTGCTGCATCTGGCGAGTCTGCGTTCTTTCGGCAGGCCTTATATGAGTCCGATCGGGCCATACCGTCCAAATGATCTTAAGGATTCCATCTTCCGCTTTCCCTGGCCGCGTTTAAAGACAAGGCCGGCAGAAAGCATGGTTCAAAATCTTGACCGTCAAAGCACATCCAAGCGAAAGGAGTCGGCAGATGAGTCCAAAAAACCGTAA